The Candidatus Cloacimonadota bacterium genome includes the window AATACCGGAGTTGTTCGACTTTATCGTGATGATATTGTTATTCACGAGGGAAAACTATCATCTTTGAAACATTATGCAAACGAAGTGAAAGAAGTGAAGGCAGGTTCCGAATGTGGAATCGGCATCGAAAAATATAATGATTTGAAAGAAGGCGATGTGATTGAAAACTTTGTGATGGAAGAAGTCGCCAGAAAATTGTAAACTGGGAGACCAAAATTGCCCCGTATTAGAATTCAACGTTTGGAAAGTGAACTTTTCAAGCTTATCAGTACTGTTCTCACGTTCAAAGTACGAGATAAAGACCTGCAGATGGTCAATGTTACAGAGGTTAAGCTTACCAATGATCTGGCTTATGCCAAAATCTATTATACAACCTTGGAACCAAATGTAAAAAAGGTTCAGCTTGGCTTGGAACGCAGTAAAGGTTTTATAAAAAAAGAGATCGCAGCTGCTAAATTCATGCGGATCGTTCCGGAACTTATTTTTAAGTTTGATGATAAAGCAGAAAAAGCTCGCAGATTAGATGAGATCTTTGCTAAAATTCACCAGGAGGAAGCTGATACTGATGAGAATTGACGATCTGCAAAAAATAAAAAAACAATTATTAGATGCACTTCCAAATTACAAATCTTTCTGTATTCTCACTCACAAAAATCCTGATGGTGACGGTCTTTGTGCAGCTTTGGCTCTGCAGGAAATTTTATTAGATTTTGCCATAAAAGCAGATGTAGTAATCGAAGATGAAATACCAGATAATTACGAATTTCTGAACGGTTCTGAAAGGGTGAAAGTTTTTAATGATACAATGCTGTATAAATTCGTGATAATTCTGGATTGTCATGAAGTTGATCGTCTGGGAAAATGCGCTCCTCTGCTTCACACAGCCAAAGAAGTTTTCGTATTCGATCATCACGTGCAGCAGCAGCTGATAGAAAATTCCAAAACTTACATAAATGCCAAAGCAGTTTCTGTCGGTGCAATCCTGTTTGATATGTTTGAAGAAGAAATTGCAAATCTTCCTGCTGATTCGGCAAATTATGTTGCCAAAGCTCTATATACAACTGTTATAAATGATACAGATAATTTCATAAATATGAACACCGATGCAGCTACCTTTTTATTTTGTTCCAAATTGATGAAATTTGATATTGTTCCCGGACAGATCACAGAACAGTTTTTACTTTGCCGACCCGTAAATGAGATGCAGTTTATCGGGGAAGCTCTCTCTAAAATGGCAACTTATGATGAAGATAATATTCTGTTCATCGTTGCTTCTCTCGATATGTTGGAACGTCATGATCTTATCGATAAAGAAGTTTCCAAACTTACACGCTGGGTAAAAGGAACTAAAAATGTGAAAATTGTTGCAAGTTTCCTGGAGATAAATTCGAATCGTTATCGTATTAGTTTGCGTTCCAATTATATAAACGTAAATAAAATTGCTACAAAATATGGCGGCGGTGGACACAAAAAAGCTTCCGGCTGCGAGATCAAAGGCAGTTTAGAAAAAGTTCAACAAGGATTGTTGGAAGATATTCGAAACCAACTTCACAGCATTTAAATTCAAAGGATGATTATGAATCCGTTCGGCGTGCTTCTCATCGATAAACCTGTGGGATTGTCTTCATTCGATATTATCCGAAAGATCCGCAAAATTACTGATATCAGAAAAGTGGGCCACACTGGAACTCTGGATCCTTTTGCCACCGGACTTCTGCCGGTTTGTATAGGAAAAGCAACTCGACTTACAAACAGGATGATGGCAAAGGAAAAAGAATATCTGGTTACCATGAAACTGGGAGTTCGAACCGCAACCGGCGATACAGAAAGCGAAGAGATCGAAGAGCTGCAAATTCCCGAAATCTCAGATAATGATTTGATCGAACTCAAATCTAAAGTCGAAAAGATTGAATCTCAAATTCCTCACAAGTTTTCTGCCATCAGAATTGATGGCAAACGTGCTTATCAATTAGCTAGGAAAAATGAAGATTTTACCATTCAAGCCAGACCGATCCAAATAAATGATTTTTCTATTGAAAGTTTTGATTTACCGATCATGAAATATAGAGTTATCGTAAGCAAAGGAACTTATATTCGCACGCTTTCCGAGACTATTGCAGAGATGCTTGGTACGATCGGAACGACATTAGAATTACGACGAACAAAGATCGGAAATCTGAAAATTGAAAATGCGGTAAAAATAAAAGATTTGAATTCAGAAAACTGGCAGCAGAATATGATATCTGTACCTGATATTTTTCCTGATATTGAATCTATAATTATCGAAAATATTGAGCATTATAAAAACGGGCGTTTTATAGATTTAGAGCATGAAAATTGCGATGATGTGATGGTTTTATCTCCTGAGCAAGATTTTCTGGGATTCGCAAAAATACACGCCAATATGTTGCAGCCCAAGACGGTTTTTATATGAAATATATTAATAATAAGAAAAGTGAAAATTCCTCTATCCAGGCAAATTGGAGAACCCCTTTGTTCTGCGAAAGATTGTTACCAAGAAAGACAGAACATTTCCCCTTTGAAGGGGAACAATATGGAAGTAAAGAGAATATGAGTTCCACTTTCGCTCCCTGTGAAGGGAGCTGGCTCCGTGTAACGGAGGCTGAGGGTTATCAGAAGAAAGTAACCCCTTTGTTCTGCGAAAGATTGTTACCAAGAAAGACAGAACATTTCCCCTTTGAAGGGGAAAAATATGGAAGTAAAGAGAATATGAGTTCCGCTTTCGCTCCCTGTGAAGGGAGCTGGCTCCGTATAACGAAGGCTGAGGGTTATTATTAAAAAATGAAATTTCTAAACGGTCAGAACTGCAGTTTCAATTATCCTGTTATCAGCATGGGAACTTTTGACGGAGTTCATCTGGGGCATCAGAAATTACTGCAGAATTTAACTGATCGAGCCCAAGAAACCGGTGGAGAATCGGTTGTTATCTCCTATTATCACCATCCGTTGGAAACAATTCATAAAAAAACTTTTCCCTATCTTCTTACCGAGAGAAATCTGAAAGAAAAGCTGCTGCGAGAATTTGGTGTGGATTGTATTTTATATTTAGAATTTACTGAAGAAATGGCTGCGATGTCACCTGCTGATTTCTTGAAAAAAATATTGATAGATGAAATCGGAGCAAAAGAAATGATCGTTGGCTACGATACACATTTTGGCAGATTCCGCGCAGGAAATTATGAATTCCTGAAGAAAAATGCGGAAGAATATAATTATAAAGTATCGCTTGTAGAACCTTTTAAAATAAAGAATCGCATCATCAGCAGCAGTCTGATACGTGATTTTGTACGCGAAGGCGATCTATTTGATGCAGCCAGATGTCTGGGCAGGAAATATTCCATAATTGGCAAAGTTATCAAAGGTCAGCAGTTGGGGCGTGGGATCGGATTTCCCACGATTAATTTGCAACCGGTAGATGCTAATAAACTTATTCCCGGCATCGGTGTTTACGTTTGTGAAATTCACTGGAAAAATACGATTTTTCTGGGAACGACCAATATTGGTTACAGCCCAACTCTCAAGAAAAATCATTACAAAGAGATCGAAACTTTTATTTTGGATTTTGATGAAGATATTTATGATCAAACCGTTGAAGTGATCTTCCACAAAAAATTGCGAGATGAACTTGATTTTGCATCAACTCGCGAACTTATCGATCAAATAAAAAAAGATGTGGAAAACACACGGGGATATTTCCAGAACAACCCTGCTAAAAAGTAAGTAATATCCAAAACAACCCTGCTAAAATATAAAACCTTGACAAAATAACCCTGCAAAAATGTAATCGGGTGTAAGGTTTAAAGTGATAATCTGTTGGTTGTGAGGTTGTTATGTATGTGCAAAGAGAATTAGAAAATAAACTAAAAAAATATCTGAAAAGCCCTGAGATAATTGCAATTTTAGGAGCACGTCAGGTAGGAAAAACTACATTATTGCAGAACTTTTTTAATACGGAAAATTCATTAATGATCAGTTTTGAAGATAGGGAAAAGCTATCTCATTTTCAAGAAGATGAAAAGTCTTTTGCAGATTATTATTTAGATAAATGCGACATATTGATAATTGATGAATTCCAATATGCCAGAGAAGGTGGCAAAAAACTTAAATATATCTTCGATAATTATCCTGGTAAAAAAATTATCATCAGTGGTTCTTCTTCTTTAGAACTAACAGAGCAGGCAGCAAAATATTTAGTGGGTCGAATATTTCAATTTCAACTGAATTCATTTAGTTTTTCAGAAGTTTTGAGACATGAAGATATCCAACTTTATGAGCAATTGTATAAAGCTGCAGATCAATTAAAGGAATTTACTCAAATAAAAGATTATAAATTGCCAATTGTGCCGTCAGCACTTATCAGCAAAGCTTTGCAAATTTTAGATGAGTACATTATTTTTGGTGGTTATCCTCGAGTAGTATTAAGTGAAAATGCTGAAGAAAAAGAAACCGTTTTGCACAATATTTACAATACATATCTAATTAAAGAAATCAGAGAAATCCTGAATATAGAAAATGATTTTGAAATGGAGAAATTAACGAAATCGCTGGGGTTGAGAATAGCTGATTTGATAAATCTTAATGAAATATCAAATTTTATGGGAATGAATGTAAGAAAAGTTCAGCAATTAATCCATGTTTTGGAAAAAACTTTTATTATTCAGCTTTCAAATCCATTTTATACAAACAAACTTCTGGAACTTAGTAAAAGCAAAAAACTTTTCTTTCGAGATTCTGGTTTCAGAAATGCTGTGATCAAAAACTTTACCAATCAAGATTCGCGTACTGATACTGCAGATCTTTACGAAAATTTCATATTTGAAGAAACACATAAAAAAAATATAGAAACAAAGTATTGGCGTACAAAATCGAAAGCGGAAGTAGATTTGATAATAGAAAAAAATGGAGAAATAATCCCTGTTGAAATTAAATCCAATTTAAAAAGAAGCAGTATACAAAAATCACTTCATAGTTTCATCAAAAAATATGTTCCCGCTCGAGCCTTCGTTGTTTCAAGAGATTATTTTGATTTTAAAAAAATTAATTCAACAGATGTTTTGTTCATTCCATTTCCGTTATTTGTCCTAATAGATTTTTAAGTTTCGGAGGTAAACATGTTTTTCTGCACAGAATGCGGATCAGAAACCAGTAAATGGTCGGGAAAGTGCCCGGCTTGCGGAGCCTGGAATACATTGAAAGAAACAACACGGGTAACAGGAAAAAAGAAAAATCAGCGCGTAAGATTTGAACTTTCCACCCAACCGGAAAAGATTATAAACATCAAAGCAGATGCAAAAGAGCGGATATCTACCACAATCGGTGAATTGGATGGAACGCTGGGTGGTGGAATTGTTTCCGGAATGGTCGTTTTGATTGGTGGAGAACCCGGAATTGGCAAGTCAACTTTGATGATGCAGGTAGCAAATATTCTGGCAGATAAGCGAAAAGTTCTTTATGTTTCCGGAGAGGAGAGCAAACAGCAGATCAAAATGAGGAGTGTACGTTTGGAATGTACTTCGGAAGAGTTACTTCTATATTGTGAAAATGATGCAGAAGCTATTTTGAATACAATTTCCGATCTGGAACCTGAATTTGTAGTGATCGATTCCATCCAATCAATTTATATGAATTCTATCGACAGCGCTCCGGGAAGTGTTTCTCAATTGCGGGAATGCACCGGGCTTCTTACCCGAATTGCCAAACAGAAAAATATCCCGATCTTCCTTGTTGGACACGTTACCAAAGACGGCTCGGTAGCAGGACCGAAGATCATCGAACACATGGTGGATACAGTTCTTTATTTTGAAGGTGAAATGCAGAATCAGTTCAAAATTTTGCGTGCCACGAAAAATCGTTTTGGCTCTACAAATGAAATTGGAATTTTTGAAATGCTGGCTTCCGGTTTGCAGGAAGTCAAAAATCCATCTCAACTTTTCCTGCGGGAAAATGAAACGAATGTGGGATGTGCAATCGGCTGTCTGCTGGAAGGAACGCGTGCTTTCCTGGTAGAAGTTCAGGCTCTGGTTTCTCCTGCCAGTTATGGAAATTCGCAGCGAGTTGCTTTAGGTTTCGATCACCGAAAATTAGCTCTGATCTTAGCTGTTATCGAGAAAAATCTTTCCATAAATCTGCGGAATAATGATGTGTTTTTGAACCTGGCAGGCGGAATGAAAGTGATGGAACCGGCTCTGGATCTTTCGATAATTGCTGCAATCCTTTCCAGCGCCAAAGACACACCTCTTCCAGCTAAAACGATGCTGCTTGGTGAAGTTGGATTGAATGGAGAAATTCGGGCAGTATCGCAAGCTGAAAAAAGGATAAAAGAAGCGATTAAATTAGGCTACGAAAACATTATCGTTTCAGCACGAACCAAAAACGTGAAAAGCAAGATCACAAAACTAAAACATATTCGCCAGTTATTTCCGGTGTTGTTTGGGAAGTAGATTCATCCAATTATCGGTCATCCTGAGGAATTCTTTCTTAGAAAGTTGACGAAGGATAGACGAGTTCATATTTCGTCAAAAAGCAAAGAGTACCTCAATATGACGACATTTTTTTTGTAAGCCCACGAATTCATTCGTGGGTAACTTCGGCACAGGTTGGAAGAATCTCTTTGCATTCCGAGAAGTAAAGCACCAAGAGTTTTCACGAGATCCTTCCAAGGTAATGCTAACAGAAACGTCAGGATGACGGCTTTTTTTGGGTGCAAAGCGTTTTTTAGATTTTAAGCGACAAATTCGCTTGCAATTGCAATTCGTCATTGATCTGGTCATATCCTTCGATACGTCGTTACACTCCTACTCAGGATGACATATATTTTCCCCGTCCATCTAGTGATCCTGTCTAAGAAAATAAAAAAAGCCCCCGGAAATTCGAGGGCTTTCAAGTTCAAATATATTTTCTAAAACCCACCTGGTTTCGTAGCAGATTTAAGTTGCTGCAAAGTAGCTTTCTTGTTTTTTATCTCTTTCAATACAGAAGGATCTGAAGTCATTCCTTGAGCTTTATTCAAAAGAGCTTCTTCTTCCAGGAACAAATTATAAGCCTCTTCCTTCACTCTGTCACGATCTTCCACCAGCTGATCGGCAGCTTCACCGTAGTATCTGGATTTATCTTTATATTCTTCCTCGTACCACAAAAACTTCTCATATTTTTTGTAGCCCTGTTCAAATTTTACCTGAGCTTTTATCATGTAAGAGTCGTATAAATTTGCATCCAGTTCCAATGCTTTATCAGCCATTTGGATTGTTTTTCCATAATCTTTCATCACCAGGTAAA containing:
- the rbfA gene encoding 30S ribosome-binding factor RbfA → MPRIRIQRLESELFKLISTVLTFKVRDKDLQMVNVTEVKLTNDLAYAKIYYTTLEPNVKKVQLGLERSKGFIKKEIAAAKFMRIVPELIFKFDDKAEKARRLDEIFAKIHQEEADTDEN
- a CDS encoding DHH family phosphoesterase, giving the protein MRIDDLQKIKKQLLDALPNYKSFCILTHKNPDGDGLCAALALQEILLDFAIKADVVIEDEIPDNYEFLNGSERVKVFNDTMLYKFVIILDCHEVDRLGKCAPLLHTAKEVFVFDHHVQQQLIENSKTYINAKAVSVGAILFDMFEEEIANLPADSANYVAKALYTTVINDTDNFINMNTDAATFLFCSKLMKFDIVPGQITEQFLLCRPVNEMQFIGEALSKMATYDEDNILFIVASLDMLERHDLIDKEVSKLTRWVKGTKNVKIVASFLEINSNRYRISLRSNYINVNKIATKYGGGGHKKASGCEIKGSLEKVQQGLLEDIRNQLHSI
- the truB gene encoding tRNA pseudouridine(55) synthase TruB gives rise to the protein MNPFGVLLIDKPVGLSSFDIIRKIRKITDIRKVGHTGTLDPFATGLLPVCIGKATRLTNRMMAKEKEYLVTMKLGVRTATGDTESEEIEELQIPEISDNDLIELKSKVEKIESQIPHKFSAIRIDGKRAYQLARKNEDFTIQARPIQINDFSIESFDLPIMKYRVIVSKGTYIRTLSETIAEMLGTIGTTLELRRTKIGNLKIENAVKIKDLNSENWQQNMISVPDIFPDIESIIIENIEHYKNGRFIDLEHENCDDVMVLSPEQDFLGFAKIHANMLQPKTVFI
- a CDS encoding bifunctional riboflavin kinase/FAD synthetase; translated protein: MKFLNGQNCSFNYPVISMGTFDGVHLGHQKLLQNLTDRAQETGGESVVISYYHHPLETIHKKTFPYLLTERNLKEKLLREFGVDCILYLEFTEEMAAMSPADFLKKILIDEIGAKEMIVGYDTHFGRFRAGNYEFLKKNAEEYNYKVSLVEPFKIKNRIISSSLIRDFVREGDLFDAARCLGRKYSIIGKVIKGQQLGRGIGFPTINLQPVDANKLIPGIGVYVCEIHWKNTIFLGTTNIGYSPTLKKNHYKEIETFILDFDEDIYDQTVEVIFHKKLRDELDFASTRELIDQIKKDVENTRGYFQNNPAKK
- a CDS encoding ATP-binding protein → MYVQRELENKLKKYLKSPEIIAILGARQVGKTTLLQNFFNTENSLMISFEDREKLSHFQEDEKSFADYYLDKCDILIIDEFQYAREGGKKLKYIFDNYPGKKIIISGSSSLELTEQAAKYLVGRIFQFQLNSFSFSEVLRHEDIQLYEQLYKAADQLKEFTQIKDYKLPIVPSALISKALQILDEYIIFGGYPRVVLSENAEEKETVLHNIYNTYLIKEIREILNIENDFEMEKLTKSLGLRIADLINLNEISNFMGMNVRKVQQLIHVLEKTFIIQLSNPFYTNKLLELSKSKKLFFRDSGFRNAVIKNFTNQDSRTDTADLYENFIFEETHKKNIETKYWRTKSKAEVDLIIEKNGEIIPVEIKSNLKRSSIQKSLHSFIKKYVPARAFVVSRDYFDFKKINSTDVLFIPFPLFVLIDF
- the radA gene encoding DNA repair protein RadA, translating into MFFCTECGSETSKWSGKCPACGAWNTLKETTRVTGKKKNQRVRFELSTQPEKIINIKADAKERISTTIGELDGTLGGGIVSGMVVLIGGEPGIGKSTLMMQVANILADKRKVLYVSGEESKQQIKMRSVRLECTSEELLLYCENDAEAILNTISDLEPEFVVIDSIQSIYMNSIDSAPGSVSQLRECTGLLTRIAKQKNIPIFLVGHVTKDGSVAGPKIIEHMVDTVLYFEGEMQNQFKILRATKNRFGSTNEIGIFEMLASGLQEVKNPSQLFLRENETNVGCAIGCLLEGTRAFLVEVQALVSPASYGNSQRVALGFDHRKLALILAVIEKNLSINLRNNDVFLNLAGGMKVMEPALDLSIIAAILSSAKDTPLPAKTMLLGEVGLNGEIRAVSQAEKRIKEAIKLGYENIIVSARTKNVKSKITKLKHIRQLFPVLFGK